One stretch of Streptomyces sp. A2-16 DNA includes these proteins:
- a CDS encoding Hsp20/alpha crystallin family protein, which produces MATPVRRHRGGAMQDRPLGWARNPLTEFDQLLSEMSGLMESTVGGAAPAVVWTPLADVTESDDAFHVEIELPGVKSKDISVEANGQELVVTGEIKEKERKGVLRRSTRRTGSFEYRLRLPGEVDTEKINARISDGVLTVNVPKAEVTKPRHIEISETGEGTQSSG; this is translated from the coding sequence ATGGCCACGCCCGTCCGGCGTCACCGCGGTGGCGCCATGCAGGACAGGCCCCTTGGCTGGGCACGCAATCCGCTGACGGAGTTCGACCAACTGCTCAGTGAAATGAGCGGGCTGATGGAATCCACAGTGGGAGGCGCGGCGCCCGCAGTCGTGTGGACACCCCTGGCCGATGTCACGGAGTCCGACGACGCCTTCCACGTCGAGATCGAACTCCCCGGCGTCAAGAGCAAGGACATCAGCGTCGAAGCGAACGGCCAGGAGCTGGTGGTCACCGGAGAGATCAAGGAGAAGGAACGCAAAGGCGTCCTGCGCCGTAGCACCCGCCGCACCGGATCCTTCGAGTACCGGCTGCGGCTGCCCGGAGAGGTCGACACCGAGAAGATCAACGCGCGGATCTCGGACGGAGTGCTCACCGTCAACGTCCCGAAGGCCGAGGTCACAAAGCCCCGGCACATCGAGATCAGTGAAACGGGTGAAGGCACCCAGAGCAGCGGCTGA
- a CDS encoding DUF1931 family protein — MTVMSIARFERFFRAAAGLDVDKNDLKRYSDFVDAKLYDLLTVAQATAKANGRDVIRTCDLPITKGLQESIHHFRKIDQEVELKPILEQMATHPALDRTPDEETEAAYPDIIGGLSLALAQTFKILHPDLKNPQTQHWDEARAVFDLLV, encoded by the coding sequence ATGACCGTGATGTCCATCGCCAGGTTCGAAAGGTTCTTCCGCGCGGCCGCGGGGCTGGACGTCGACAAGAACGATCTCAAGCGCTACAGCGACTTCGTCGACGCCAAGCTCTACGATCTGCTGACGGTCGCCCAGGCCACTGCCAAGGCCAATGGGCGCGACGTCATCCGGACCTGTGACCTGCCGATCACCAAAGGGCTGCAGGAGAGCATTCATCACTTCCGGAAGATCGACCAGGAAGTGGAACTCAAGCCGATCCTGGAGCAGATGGCCACCCACCCCGCTCTGGACCGCACGCCGGACGAAGAGACCGAGGCGGCCTATCCGGACATCATCGGCGGGCTCAGCCTGGCTCTTGCCCAGACCTTCAAGATCCTCCACCCAGACCTGAAGAACCCTCAGACCCAGCACTGGGACGAGGCCCGAGCCGTCTTCGACCTCCTGGTGTGA
- a CDS encoding UBP-type zinc finger domain-containing protein, which translates to MTLHADPHLALVRPVQPLTPQGCQECLLLGSPWVHLRLCLTCGHVGCCDSSPNRHARKHAAADAHPIVQSFQPGEDWRWCYVHEAFV; encoded by the coding sequence ATGACCCTGCACGCAGACCCCCACCTCGCGCTTGTCCGGCCGGTCCAGCCGCTGACCCCACAGGGGTGTCAGGAGTGTCTGCTGCTCGGCTCCCCGTGGGTCCACCTCAGGCTCTGCCTGACCTGCGGCCACGTCGGCTGCTGCGACTCCTCACCGAACAGGCACGCACGCAAGCACGCGGCTGCCGACGCCCATCCGATCGTGCAGTCGTTCCAGCCCGGCGAGGACTGGCGGTGGTGCTACGTCCACGAGGCGTTCGTGTGA
- the trxA gene encoding thioredoxin, producing MSTLQATNVTCPHCGRTNRVPAAAEGRPRCGNCKQPLPWLADAGDDDFTEVVEQATVPVVVDLWATWCGPCRMVSPALEKVATDLAGTIKLVKVDIDKNPRLAQRFEVQAVPTLLVLDKGQTIARQAGAAPAPALRRWVEQSITAREG from the coding sequence ATGAGCACCCTGCAAGCCACCAACGTCACCTGCCCGCACTGCGGGCGCACCAACCGGGTGCCCGCGGCCGCCGAGGGCCGCCCCAGGTGCGGCAACTGCAAGCAGCCGCTGCCGTGGTTGGCCGACGCGGGCGACGACGACTTCACCGAGGTCGTCGAGCAGGCCACCGTGCCCGTCGTCGTCGACCTGTGGGCCACCTGGTGCGGCCCCTGCCGCATGGTCAGCCCCGCGCTGGAGAAGGTCGCCACCGATCTCGCGGGAACGATCAAGCTGGTCAAGGTCGACATCGACAAGAACCCGCGCCTGGCACAGCGGTTCGAGGTCCAGGCGGTACCGACACTGCTGGTCCTCGACAAGGGACAGACCATCGCCCGGCAGGCGGGTGCCGCACCTGCCCCTGCCCTTCGGCGATGGGTGGAGCAGTCGATCACGGCCCGGGAAGGGTGA
- a CDS encoding DUF2267 domain-containing protein produces the protein MKYDGFLAHVRERGEYKDQEEAADVTNVVLEVLAQRISPGEVKDLASQLPDPLGQVLDRATPQRAQSFGIEEFYRRVAERSHARPRTAQWDASAVLTTVVDAVTGGELNQIISQLPSGYAVLFGKADLAD, from the coding sequence ATGAAATACGACGGATTCCTCGCCCATGTACGCGAGCGCGGCGAATACAAGGACCAGGAGGAAGCCGCGGATGTCACCAACGTCGTGCTGGAAGTGCTGGCCCAACGGATCAGCCCGGGAGAGGTCAAGGACCTTGCATCCCAGCTGCCCGACCCGCTGGGACAAGTCCTGGACCGTGCCACGCCCCAGCGGGCGCAGAGCTTCGGGATCGAAGAGTTCTACCGCCGGGTCGCCGAGCGCAGCCATGCCCGGCCCCGCACGGCGCAGTGGGACGCCAGCGCGGTCCTGACCACCGTCGTCGACGCTGTCACCGGCGGGGAACTGAACCAGATCATCAGCCAACTCCCCTCCGGTTACGCCGTCCTGTTCGGCAAGGCCGACCTCGCGGACTGA
- a CDS encoding FAD-dependent oxidoreductase: MAGDETRPGTAPVRDEAEESVPFETPDIYGAYPRLTDDQIARLAQHGRRRAVDAGDVLIREGERCETFYVVLSGSLAVVEGYGTPGERLLRVHGPGRFIGELGLLNGQVAFYTAVVKDPGEILALSMDQLRDLVTRDSSLGDVVLRACLGRRALLVGQGAGFRIIGSRYSPDTRRLREFAARNRLPHRWIDLETDEEAEALLRRFGVGPEQTPLVIWRDTTLLRNPSNAELARFIGLSALEPGDGRGDLLIVGSGPAGLAAAVNAASEGLGTTVVEALATGGQAGTSSRIENLLGFPSGISGAELTERAVLQAEKFGARISVPAEAVRLERRDGHYAVGFADGTEVTARTVVLATGARYRRLRVPGIEPLEGTSVHYSATVYEAQQCRTDPLAVVGGGNSAGQAVLFLAGYAPQVYLLVRGPSLEAHMSRYLIDQIERHPRVRVLLHTEVTEALGDKTLEAVTVVDHRTGEHRHIEVRALFVFTGADPHTDWLSGSLALDARGFVLTGAEAQACSVPELWQSQGRDCLTLETSLPGVFAAGDLRSGSVKRVASAVGEGAMSIHFVHRYLGHTAAPGGTDTSPHTRPKQSAWLA; this comes from the coding sequence ATGGCCGGCGACGAGACGCGGCCCGGCACAGCGCCCGTGCGGGACGAGGCGGAGGAGAGCGTCCCCTTTGAGACTCCTGACATCTACGGCGCCTATCCCCGCCTGACGGACGACCAGATCGCTCGCCTGGCGCAGCACGGTCGCCGGAGGGCGGTTGACGCCGGTGACGTGCTGATCCGGGAGGGGGAGCGGTGCGAGACGTTCTACGTCGTCCTCAGTGGTTCGCTCGCCGTCGTCGAGGGCTACGGCACGCCCGGCGAGCGCCTGCTGCGTGTGCACGGACCTGGCCGCTTCATCGGCGAACTCGGTCTCCTCAACGGGCAGGTGGCCTTCTACACCGCCGTGGTCAAGGACCCCGGTGAGATCCTCGCCCTGTCCATGGACCAGCTGCGTGACCTGGTGACCCGGGACTCTTCCCTCGGTGATGTGGTGCTGCGCGCCTGCCTGGGGCGCCGCGCTCTGCTCGTCGGGCAGGGCGCCGGTTTCCGCATCATCGGCTCGCGCTACTCGCCCGACACCCGGCGGCTGCGTGAGTTCGCCGCCCGCAACCGGCTGCCGCACCGCTGGATCGATCTGGAGACGGACGAGGAGGCCGAGGCGCTGCTGCGCCGTTTCGGGGTCGGTCCGGAGCAGACGCCGCTGGTGATCTGGCGGGACACCACCCTGCTGCGCAATCCGAGCAACGCCGAACTGGCCCGGTTCATCGGCCTGTCGGCCCTGGAACCGGGAGACGGCCGGGGCGATCTCCTCATCGTCGGCTCCGGTCCGGCCGGTCTCGCCGCCGCGGTGAACGCCGCCTCGGAGGGCCTCGGCACGACCGTGGTCGAGGCGCTGGCCACCGGCGGCCAGGCCGGGACGTCGTCCCGCATCGAGAATCTGCTCGGCTTCCCTTCCGGTATCTCCGGCGCCGAACTCACCGAGCGCGCCGTGCTCCAGGCAGAGAAATTCGGCGCCCGGATCAGCGTCCCGGCAGAGGCGGTCCGGCTCGAACGGCGGGACGGCCACTACGCCGTCGGGTTCGCCGACGGCACCGAGGTCACCGCCCGTACCGTCGTCCTGGCCACCGGCGCCCGCTACCGCCGCCTCCGTGTGCCCGGCATCGAGCCGTTGGAGGGCACCAGCGTCCACTACTCGGCCACCGTCTACGAGGCCCAGCAGTGCCGTACCGACCCGCTGGCGGTGGTAGGCGGCGGCAACTCCGCGGGTCAGGCGGTGCTGTTCCTTGCCGGGTACGCACCGCAGGTGTATCTGCTCGTCCGTGGTCCGAGCCTCGAGGCGCACATGTCCCGCTACCTGATCGATCAGATCGAGCGCCACCCCCGAGTGCGCGTGCTGCTGCACACCGAGGTGACCGAGGCACTCGGCGACAAGACGCTCGAGGCGGTCACCGTGGTCGACCACCGCACGGGCGAGCACCGCCACATCGAGGTGCGGGCCCTGTTCGTCTTCACCGGCGCCGACCCGCACACCGATTGGCTGTCCGGCTCGCTCGCCCTCGACGCGCGCGGCTTCGTGCTCACCGGCGCGGAGGCGCAGGCCTGCTCCGTTCCCGAACTGTGGCAGAGCCAGGGCCGCGACTGCCTCACGTTGGAGACCAGCCTGCCCGGCGTCTTCGCAGCCGGCGACCTCCGCAGCGGCTCGGTGAAGCGCGTGGCCTCCGCGGTCGGCGAAGGTGCGATGAGCATCCACTTCGTGCACCGCTACTTGGGCCACACGGCCGCGCCCGGCGGCACCGACACCTCCCCGCACACCCGCCCGAAGCAGTCCGCCTGGCTCGCATGA